One region of Chryseobacterium muglaense genomic DNA includes:
- a CDS encoding IS5 family transposase — translation MLGKIKPDLQQNLFKTRLTELINMEHPLVKLAHEISWEKMEQEFAKLFSEQGRPSVAIRKIAGMLLLKEMFKESDETVVERWVENAYWQYFTGEDFFQTQQPFDPSNFVHFRKRIGEKGLEFLLGQSVSLHPQAKTEDEVQIDTTVQEKNITFPTDSKLAKKVIDNCVKIAEKEGVIQRQSYKRVSKQLLRDAYFGHHPRRQKKAKMARKKLRTIGKRVLRELERKLPSTILKDYEDVFKIYLKALTQERNTKDKIYSLHEPQVACIAKGKSGKAYEFGTKVAVVRGRKTGVISSIKRFSGNPHDSKTLEESLAQSERVRKSVGGTRPNKASTDRGFRGIKLVEGTVILLPTKKEKTKYEQQVARLRFRARAAIEPCISHLKRNHSLGLNFLKGVAGDINNALLAGIGYNLKMRFNQIKEQITLWLEILLRTFLCKYNFQNEN, via the coding sequence ATGTTAGGTAAAATAAAACCAGATTTACAGCAAAATTTATTCAAGACCAGACTTACGGAACTCATTAATATGGAGCATCCGTTGGTAAAATTGGCTCACGAAATCTCTTGGGAGAAAATGGAGCAAGAGTTTGCAAAACTGTTTTCAGAGCAAGGAAGACCCTCGGTTGCAATTCGTAAAATAGCAGGAATGCTTCTGCTTAAGGAAATGTTTAAAGAAAGCGACGAAACGGTTGTAGAAAGATGGGTGGAGAATGCGTATTGGCAATATTTTACGGGCGAAGATTTTTTTCAGACCCAGCAGCCTTTTGATCCGAGCAATTTTGTACACTTTAGAAAGAGAATTGGCGAGAAGGGGTTAGAATTCCTTTTAGGACAAAGCGTTTCTCTTCATCCGCAAGCCAAAACAGAAGATGAAGTTCAGATTGACACTACGGTTCAGGAGAAGAATATTACCTTTCCTACGGATTCAAAATTAGCAAAAAAAGTAATAGACAATTGCGTGAAAATAGCTGAAAAAGAAGGGGTAATTCAAAGGCAAAGTTATAAAAGAGTAAGCAAACAATTGTTGCGAGATGCTTATTTTGGGCACCATCCGAGAAGACAGAAGAAGGCAAAAATGGCAAGGAAGAAGCTCAGAACGATTGGCAAAAGAGTGCTTCGGGAATTGGAAAGAAAACTTCCTTCAACTATTTTGAAAGACTACGAAGACGTTTTTAAAATTTACCTCAAAGCACTCACCCAAGAACGTAATACGAAAGATAAAATTTACAGTTTGCACGAACCACAGGTTGCCTGTATTGCGAAAGGGAAATCGGGAAAGGCATACGAGTTTGGGACAAAAGTGGCGGTAGTGCGAGGTAGGAAAACAGGGGTCATCAGTTCCATAAAAAGATTTTCAGGCAATCCTCACGATAGCAAAACATTGGAAGAATCATTAGCACAAAGTGAGCGAGTCAGAAAATCCGTTGGAGGAACAAGACCTAATAAAGCGAGTACAGACCGAGGTTTTAGAGGAATAAAATTAGTAGAAGGAACGGTAATTTTGCTTCCCACAAAAAAAGAAAAAACAAAATATGAGCAACAAGTTGCAAGATTGAGATTCCGAGCAAGAGCAGCGATAGAGCCTTGTATCTCGCATTTGAAAAGAAACCACTCCTTAGGATTAAACTTCCTTAAAGGAGTAGCTGGAGATATTAATAATGCCTTATTAGCAGGCATCGGATACAATCTGAAGATGAGATTCAACCAAATCAAAGAGCAAATCACTCTTTGGCTCGAAATTCTTCTCCGAACTTTTTTATGCAAGTATAATTTTCAAAATGAAAACTAG
- a CDS encoding tetratricopeptide repeat protein, with translation MKYEDDKFYLEKFYEKFYENAEDDNPLKISLSISDFEKRPFNFYLFNYGNSTWKDQITVNNNNVVYLNNIAFYYLQKNENITAEILLEKILQNFPERVVAWLNLADLQWKLDEREKAKISYKKYLLLMKSQNKDLQKIPLRAYERIK, from the coding sequence TTGAAATATGAGGATGATAAATTCTATTTAGAAAAATTTTATGAAAAATTTTATGAAAATGCAGAAGATGACAATCCTTTAAAAATAAGCTTATCAATTAGTGATTTTGAAAAAAGACCATTTAATTTCTATTTATTTAATTACGGGAATAGTACCTGGAAAGATCAAATTACAGTAAATAATAATAACGTAGTATATCTTAATAATATAGCTTTTTATTATTTACAGAAAAATGAAAATATTACAGCAGAAATATTATTAGAAAAAATACTTCAAAATTTTCCAGAACGTGTGGTTGCTTGGCTTAATTTGGCAGATTTACAATGGAAATTAGATGAGAGAGAAAAAGCTAAAATTTCTTATAAAAAATATCTTTTACTGATGAAGTCTCAGAACAAAGATTTACAAAAAATACCTCTAAGAGCTTACGAAAGAATTAAATAG
- a CDS encoding recombinase family protein, producing the protein MKIGYARVSTKDQNLDLQIEALEKAGCEKIYQEKISGATKNRPELDKMIEQFREGDELYVWRLDRLGRSLKNIIDLVLSLSDKGIIIKGLVDGVDTSTINGRLFLNLMASLAEYERELIRERTNAGLQSARARGRLGGRPKGYTAEIISKLLLLRNIYKDITKRPEDIYKPLGLTRATFYRYAKILDYHTDEEIKNMGIKK; encoded by the coding sequence ATGAAAATAGGATATGCCCGGGTTTCGACCAAAGATCAAAATTTGGATTTGCAAATTGAAGCTTTAGAAAAAGCAGGTTGCGAGAAAATTTATCAAGAGAAAATTTCTGGTGCAACAAAGAATCGTCCCGAACTTGATAAGATGATTGAACAGTTTCGGGAAGGTGATGAATTGTATGTTTGGCGACTTGACCGTTTAGGTAGAAGTTTAAAAAATATTATTGATCTTGTTTTAAGTTTGAGTGATAAAGGAATTATAATAAAAGGTCTTGTAGATGGTGTAGACACTTCAACTATTAATGGTAGGCTATTTTTGAATCTCATGGCTTCTTTGGCTGAATATGAAAGAGAGTTAATAAGAGAAAGAACTAATGCGGGTTTACAATCAGCCCGAGCAAGAGGTAGACTTGGTGGCAGACCTAAAGGTTACACTGCAGAAATAATTTCCAAACTGTTACTTCTGCGCAATATATACAAGGATATCACGAAACGTCCGGAAGATATTTACAAACCCCTCGGATTGACCAGGGCGACATTCTATAGGTATGCTAAAATTCTAGATTATCATACGGATGAAGAAATTAAAAATATGGGAATTAAGAAATAA
- a CDS encoding tetratricopeptide repeat protein: MSGKIFIEQFRRLLNESREKNEFEFVNVLLGYKGMGGMMSLTHFYESQSLFQDMSALLTEDHENKNNVRIGLFLYSHFFEMDELYRVLGNLLNIMNGGHFKPFMFEDLEADELTPTEKIKELKEMSAGCGFSDLTDCIDELYSNKLRNSFFHSNYSIDGGEYLNTSRRHTIKIRGKERYSLNIETELYPLIMETIESAKFFFSEIQENKKSYTSNRAIEGNLSLPEPVMILGDAENGLIGWQSSSGSAMKITYQYGSPFLAAYNIRITPKMSGNELKLSEIVDKNKYAKNDSDLLKLEEEIMAENNSERIKQLAIPYYNAANNTKERAEKSENIYEKKALIKSAIEKYKKSLEFDPGLVRAMNNLAISEKELGDLDGQKTSYGDLAEKIAGLSNLADDFPEALLNAGHFSQIEAQETINGTDRKALYLKAIGFYERFLKEAVEKDDIIQRLGRCYWGASLVDNDTVLAHKALGYFEELIEIAPENIQHLLSVAAFLTDYAIIEKDECNEKEKRALAILEKADKLSPENGTILYRTGTTKSTVAEKEIDREAKELYLIESLDSFEKALPFDPSNTDILNNIGFAHVKLGWFYDDEKSESHFHKGIAYMNDLIKYHPELSNSYYNKASALVGLYEITESQNFLREAKEVTDYAQKKHPGSVDDIIKAIEKFWKEN, translated from the coding sequence ATGTCAGGAAAAATATTTATTGAACAGTTTAGAAGATTACTGAACGAATCTAGAGAAAAGAATGAATTTGAATTTGTAAACGTCCTTCTGGGCTACAAAGGCATGGGGGGAATGATGTCATTAACCCATTTTTACGAGAGCCAAAGCCTCTTTCAGGATATGTCCGCGCTGCTAACGGAAGATCATGAGAATAAAAACAATGTCAGGATCGGTCTTTTCCTTTATAGCCATTTCTTCGAAATGGATGAATTATATAGGGTTTTAGGTAATTTATTGAATATAATGAACGGTGGTCATTTCAAACCTTTCATGTTTGAAGATCTGGAGGCAGATGAACTAACCCCAACCGAAAAGATTAAGGAGCTTAAAGAAATGTCTGCTGGTTGCGGATTTTCGGATCTTACAGATTGTATAGATGAGCTATATAGCAATAAGCTCAGAAATTCATTTTTTCATTCCAACTATTCTATTGACGGAGGAGAATATTTAAATACTTCAAGGAGGCACACCATCAAAATAAGAGGTAAGGAAAGGTATTCCCTTAATATTGAAACAGAACTGTATCCTCTCATTATGGAAACAATAGAAAGTGCCAAGTTCTTTTTTTCCGAGATTCAAGAAAATAAAAAAAGCTATACTTCTAATAGGGCAATAGAGGGAAACTTATCCCTGCCAGAACCTGTGATGATTCTTGGTGATGCAGAAAATGGATTGATTGGATGGCAGAGTTCTTCAGGATCAGCAATGAAAATCACATATCAATATGGCAGCCCCTTTTTAGCTGCATACAATATTCGCATTACGCCCAAAATGAGTGGCAATGAGCTAAAATTAAGTGAGATTGTTGATAAAAATAAATATGCAAAAAATGATTCTGATCTGTTAAAACTGGAAGAGGAGATAATGGCAGAAAATAATTCGGAACGTATTAAACAATTGGCCATTCCATATTATAACGCAGCTAATAACACAAAGGAGAGAGCAGAAAAGTCGGAAAATATTTATGAAAAAAAAGCACTGATTAAAAGTGCTATTGAAAAATACAAAAAATCGTTAGAGTTTGATCCTGGACTTGTACGAGCGATGAATAATCTGGCTATTTCGGAAAAAGAGTTGGGAGATTTGGATGGGCAGAAGACATCCTACGGAGATCTGGCAGAAAAAATCGCAGGCCTATCAAATCTTGCTGATGACTTTCCCGAAGCACTATTAAATGCCGGACATTTTTCACAGATTGAGGCACAGGAAACAATAAATGGAACAGATAGGAAAGCGTTGTATTTAAAAGCTATTGGGTTTTACGAAAGATTTTTAAAAGAGGCAGTAGAGAAGGATGATATAATTCAACGGCTTGGAAGATGTTATTGGGGTGCATCATTGGTAGATAATGACACTGTCCTAGCTCACAAGGCGCTAGGCTATTTTGAAGAACTAATTGAAATAGCCCCCGAGAATATACAACACTTGCTTTCAGTTGCTGCATTCCTGACTGACTACGCGATAATTGAAAAGGACGAATGCAATGAAAAGGAAAAAAGAGCGTTAGCTATATTGGAGAAAGCCGATAAATTATCTCCGGAAAACGGAACAATCCTATATAGAACTGGAACTACAAAATCAACGGTAGCCGAAAAGGAAATAGACAGGGAAGCCAAGGAGTTATATTTAATTGAGTCTTTGGATAGCTTTGAAAAGGCTCTGCCTTTTGATCCCAGCAATACAGATATTCTGAACAACATTGGGTTTGCCCATGTAAAACTTGGATGGTTCTACGACGATGAAAAAAGTGAAAGCCATTTTCATAAAGGTATCGCTTACATGAATGACCTTATCAAATACCATCCTGAATTATCTAACTCCTACTATAACAAGGCATCTGCATTAGTCGGTCTGTATGAAATCACTGAATCACAAAATTTCTTGAGAGAAGCCAAAGAAGTGACAGACTATGCGCAAAAGAAGCATCCTGGAAGTGTCGATGATATAATTAAGGCGATAGAAAAGTTTTGGAAAGAAAATTAA
- a CDS encoding PKD domain-containing protein: MISSCGREEEAVVDCFAEGIKASLHYKASSTDPKQITLNVEYWGDKEVTSVKWSFGDGTTASTSSISTTHNYGSAGNYSATAEVSLNNGKCDLTTKKTVEVQ, from the coding sequence TTGATCTCATCATGCGGTAGAGAAGAAGAGGCAGTAGTTGACTGTTTTGCGGAAGGAATCAAAGCTTCCCTACATTATAAAGCATCTTCAACAGATCCTAAACAAATTACCTTGAATGTTGAATATTGGGGTGACAAAGAAGTAACATCTGTTAAATGGAGCTTTGGCGACGGAACCACCGCCTCTACGTCTAGTATTTCTACAACTCATAATTATGGGTCAGCCGGCAACTATTCTGCAACCGCTGAAGTAAGTCTTAATAATGGGAAGTGTGATTTAACTACCAAAAAGACTGTAGAAGTGCAATAA
- a CDS encoding toll/interleukin-1 receptor domain-containing protein: MLEKEQIPPVVFISYSHDTEEHKDWVLQIATRLRSNGIDVILDRWNLKLGSDLASFMERGLSKSTRIICICSENYVNKANDGKGGAGYEKRIISSEYINDQNTNWVIPIIRNNSSGKKVPTFLSGSIYINFEDPLQYEKNYEELLRDILDEPVIPIPPIGKNPFQTVKEFSQQRFIPAYEKYVSPATFGAVTFDYSNNNGKYTIGQGELMFEINFSKASNTSIHLYNDPPSIRTISRINDCLEIAEIIDARNYDTSSRARTIQLNQLALLQNKNGFFAAIKILSIKDDTRSDENDEVQFEYYIQTNGSPNFTQIR; this comes from the coding sequence ATGTTAGAAAAAGAACAAATACCTCCAGTTGTTTTCATATCATATTCACACGATACTGAAGAACATAAAGATTGGGTATTACAAATTGCCACTAGACTACGTTCAAATGGAATAGATGTAATTTTAGATAGATGGAATCTTAAATTGGGAAGCGACTTGGCTTCATTTATGGAAAGAGGATTATCTAAATCAACAAGAATTATCTGCATTTGTTCAGAGAATTATGTTAATAAGGCTAATGATGGAAAAGGTGGTGCAGGATACGAAAAACGAATAATTAGTTCAGAGTATATAAATGATCAAAATACTAATTGGGTAATACCAATTATAAGAAATAATTCTTCTGGAAAAAAAGTTCCAACTTTTCTTTCAGGTAGTATTTATATCAATTTTGAAGATCCCTTACAATACGAAAAAAATTATGAAGAACTACTTAGAGATATACTTGATGAGCCAGTAATTCCTATTCCACCAATAGGTAAAAATCCATTTCAAACCGTAAAAGAGTTTTCACAACAAAGATTTATTCCAGCTTATGAAAAATATGTTTCACCAGCTACATTTGGAGCGGTAACATTTGACTATTCAAATAATAATGGGAAATATACTATTGGACAAGGCGAATTAATGTTTGAAATTAATTTTTCAAAAGCAAGTAACACATCTATTCATCTTTATAACGATCCTCCTAGTATAAGAACTATATCTAGAATTAATGATTGTCTTGAAATTGCAGAGATAATAGATGCTAGAAATTATGATACTTCTTCAAGAGCTAGAACAATACAATTAAATCAATTAGCATTGCTACAAAACAAAAACGGTTTCTTCGCCGCTATAAAAATTTTATCAATTAAAGATGATACGAGAAGTGACGAGAATGATGAAGTACAATTTGAATATTATATCCAAACTAATGGTTCTCCTAATTTTACGCAAATAAGATAA
- a CDS encoding transposase: MKINYKDLHIGSIIKRRVEDLGMQTSDIYIKLNCSQARIEEIFQQKSVEVQLLLIFSKLLDFDFFRIYSQHLILYSQHHKDPVKTRINSPEFTRNLYTKEIIDFVLELLNKGIKSRLEIQQDYNIPRSTLQKWISKYN, translated from the coding sequence ATGAAAATTAATTATAAAGATTTACATATCGGTAGCATCATAAAACGTAGAGTAGAAGATTTAGGTATGCAAACAAGTGATATTTATATAAAGCTAAATTGTTCTCAAGCTCGCATCGAAGAGATATTCCAGCAAAAATCAGTAGAGGTTCAATTACTACTTATTTTCTCTAAGCTTCTCGATTTTGACTTTTTTAGAATATACTCACAACACCTTATACTTTATTCACAGCATCATAAAGACCCAGTAAAAACAAGAATCAATAGTCCAGAATTTACAAGAAACTTATATACAAAGGAAATAATCGACTTTGTTTTAGAATTGTTAAATAAAGGCATCAAGTCAAGATTAGAAATACAGCAAGATTATAATATTCCTAGATCAACACTCCAAAAATGGATCAGTAAATACAATTAA
- a CDS encoding response regulator, whose amino-acid sequence MKLILIEDDQHKAKQIIQFMSESFTEASIELKKSYQSGLKELLTHNFDLVLLDMQLPNFDIKPGEDGYKFRKLAGIDIMRELTRKRKNCKIIVITQFETFGEGEFYIDLANLKQMLKSEFSAMYIDTIFYSPDNSLWQKELLELIQNKISC is encoded by the coding sequence ATGAAATTAATATTAATAGAAGATGATCAACATAAAGCAAAACAGATAATTCAGTTTATGAGTGAAAGTTTTACTGAGGCATCTATTGAATTAAAGAAATCTTACCAATCCGGATTAAAGGAGCTATTAACGCATAACTTTGACTTAGTATTATTGGATATGCAGCTCCCAAATTTTGATATTAAACCAGGCGAAGATGGTTATAAATTTCGAAAATTAGCAGGTATTGATATTATGAGGGAGCTAACTAGAAAAAGAAAAAATTGCAAAATAATAGTTATTACTCAATTTGAAACCTTCGGTGAAGGAGAGTTTTATATTGATTTAGCAAATTTAAAACAAATGCTAAAGTCCGAATTTTCAGCAATGTATATTGACACTATTTTTTATAGTCCTGATAATTCACTTTGGCAAAAAGAACTATTAGAATTAATCCAAAATAAAATATCATGTTAA
- a CDS encoding helix-turn-helix domain-containing protein, with protein sequence MESKNKKINLPYYKKIFSDILDMKYPEKRYLCQQLLNKETLTHLDVINLNTSIFGKNITSEDEIFDHQHRFYSESDIIKVLTYQHKNNLSNSELGRHYKISRNTIAKWKKLITIDENSTN encoded by the coding sequence ATGGAATCCAAAAATAAGAAGATTAACCTACCTTATTACAAAAAAATATTCAGTGACATTTTAGATATGAAATATCCTGAAAAAAGATATCTATGTCAACAATTACTCAATAAAGAAACTTTAACACATCTGGATGTAATTAATCTTAACACCTCTATTTTTGGTAAAAATATTACTTCTGAAGATGAAATATTTGATCATCAGCATCGGTTTTATAGTGAATCTGACATTATAAAAGTTTTAACATACCAGCACAAAAATAATCTCTCTAATTCAGAACTTGGTAGACACTACAAAATAAGCCGAAATACCATTGCAAAATGGAAAAAGCTTATTACAATCGATGAAAATAGCACCAATTAA
- a CDS encoding M15 family metallopeptidase: MDKVTLQRIEKLHPFVREEVKQIIKECDEALTGRAKIRITQGLRSFEEQERLYAIGRITNGKKVTNAKAGQSIHNYGLAVDMCLIIDGKTASWDTAKDWDNDGVADWYECVKIFAKHGWDWGGNWKTFKDLPHFEKKNFPSKKGLVKTTWRALAKLKMDDENYVVF, from the coding sequence ATGGATAAAGTAACCTTACAGAGAATAGAAAAATTACATCCTTTTGTGAGGGAGGAAGTAAAGCAAATCATCAAAGAATGTGATGAGGCATTAACGGGAAGAGCTAAAATTAGAATTACTCAGGGACTTCGAAGTTTTGAAGAACAGGAAAGACTGTATGCTATCGGAAGAATCACAAATGGAAAAAAAGTGACCAACGCCAAAGCAGGACAAAGCATTCACAATTATGGCTTGGCGGTCGATATGTGTTTAATTATTGACGGAAAAACTGCAAGTTGGGACACTGCAAAAGACTGGGACAATGATGGTGTAGCCGATTGGTATGAATGTGTAAAAATTTTCGCAAAACATGGTTGGGATTGGGGCGGAAACTGGAAAACATTTAAAGACCTTCCCCACTTTGAAAAGAAGAATTTTCCATCTAAAAAAGGTTTGGTAAAAACGACTTGGAGAGCACTTGCAAAGCTTAAAATGGATGATGAAAATTATGTTGTTTTTTAA
- a CDS encoding DUF3667 domain-containing protein, with the protein MVYYIKGIWYSIKQLYLQPGHAIRDYIEGKRINHFKPLSLVIVLATVYALIYHLGNINLLSSDNESSLEITENIFHHYYWFVVATTPLNALATFLFFKKTGYNYSEMFILESFKTSQRLLLHILSLGILFVFNSPTSIKTINYSLIVIDLLLIIWSNIQFFKTFPTVEVIIKSLLSFTLYTLVFFVILVGYDLLIGL; encoded by the coding sequence ATGGTTTATTACATTAAGGGAATTTGGTATTCTATAAAACAGTTATATCTTCAACCTGGTCATGCTATTAGAGATTACATTGAGGGGAAGCGCATCAATCATTTCAAACCACTGTCATTGGTTATTGTTTTAGCTACGGTATATGCATTGATTTATCATCTCGGTAATATTAATCTGCTGAGTTCTGACAATGAATCCTCATTAGAAATAACGGAAAATATATTTCACCATTATTACTGGTTTGTTGTTGCAACAACACCCCTTAATGCCCTCGCAACTTTCTTATTTTTTAAAAAGACAGGATACAACTATAGTGAAATGTTTATTTTGGAATCTTTTAAAACATCCCAGAGATTGCTTTTACATATATTATCACTAGGGATTTTATTCGTTTTTAACAGTCCAACTTCTATTAAAACAATAAATTATTCTTTAATTGTAATAGATTTGCTGTTGATTATCTGGAGCAACATTCAGTTTTTTAAAACCTTTCCAACGGTAGAGGTGATTATTAAAAGTCTTCTTTCATTTACACTCTACACGTTGGTGTTTTTTGTAATATTAGTAGGCTATGATCTTTTGATAGGCCTCTGA
- a CDS encoding phosphorylase family protein, giving the protein MLNILVVDDNPLKIKALRTLFEFIPEVTLLETAMNIIGAKKILSEKHFDLLILDLGLPMRDGDDASPENGINFLDEINKNRRLIKPFHIIGFSEVDDYIDRFKRSFEDELWALIKYDVSSTNWERQIKNKLNYLIRSKLDLQNPNNFGFQYDVAIITALRTPELDSVLNLNANWESFKLDNDATEYFKGILINGEKRIKVIAASAPQMGMVASSTLTHKIIFNFRPKYIAITGIAGGVKGLGNLGDILVADISFDSGSGKIKTDKDGNIKFEPDFKSIELEPDLKELFISCKGKREYLNEIKSKWPIKDISYELNMHIGPFASGAGVVENKKVIEEIKGHSRKLIGIDMETYGVFYTAKNCSRPKPMAVFSIKSISDFGDPDKDDKFQPYAAFTSSSFLYHFIIEKLNFD; this is encoded by the coding sequence ATGTTAAACATATTAGTTGTAGACGATAATCCGCTTAAAATTAAAGCACTGAGGACACTTTTTGAATTTATTCCAGAGGTTACTCTATTAGAAACAGCAATGAATATTATAGGTGCAAAAAAAATATTATCAGAAAAGCACTTTGATCTATTAATACTTGATTTAGGACTACCGATGAGGGATGGTGATGATGCTAGTCCAGAAAATGGAATAAATTTTTTAGATGAAATAAATAAAAATAGAAGACTTATAAAGCCTTTTCATATTATTGGATTTTCTGAAGTAGATGACTACATAGATAGATTTAAACGCTCCTTTGAAGATGAATTATGGGCTCTGATAAAATATGACGTAAGTTCTACTAATTGGGAGCGACAAATAAAAAATAAACTTAATTATCTAATTCGGTCAAAATTAGATTTACAGAATCCCAATAACTTTGGATTCCAATATGATGTTGCTATCATTACGGCACTAAGAACTCCTGAATTGGATAGTGTCTTAAATCTAAATGCAAATTGGGAGTCATTTAAGCTTGACAACGATGCTACTGAATATTTTAAAGGTATACTTATAAACGGTGAAAAAAGAATAAAAGTAATTGCAGCAAGTGCACCCCAAATGGGGATGGTAGCGTCTTCTACACTTACACATAAGATTATTTTTAATTTCAGACCAAAATATATTGCTATTACTGGTATTGCTGGTGGTGTTAAAGGTCTCGGTAATCTTGGAGATATACTAGTAGCTGATATTTCATTTGATAGTGGAAGTGGAAAAATTAAGACTGATAAAGATGGAAATATTAAATTTGAACCAGATTTTAAATCAATTGAATTAGAGCCAGACCTTAAAGAATTGTTTATTTCCTGTAAAGGAAAACGTGAATATTTAAATGAAATAAAATCTAAATGGCCAATTAAAGATATATCATATGAATTGAATATGCATATTGGTCCTTTTGCATCAGGAGCAGGCGTAGTAGAAAACAAAAAAGTTATTGAAGAAATTAAAGGACATAGTAGAAAACTCATAGGTATTGACATGGAAACCTATGGTGTTTTTTATACAGCAAAGAATTGTTCAAGACCTAAGCCAATGGCAGTCTTTTCCATTAAATCTATTTCCGATTTTGGAGACCCTGACAAAGATGACAAATTTCAACCTTATGCTGCATTTACAAGTAGTAGTTTCCTTTATCATTTTATCATTGAAAAGCTAAACTTTGATTAG
- a CDS encoding Y-family DNA polymerase, whose product MYALVDCNNFFVSCERTLDPSLENKPVVVLSNNDGCVVSRSKEAKKLGIPMAAPAFKYKELFKQHDVKIFSAKFELYNFKSQRVIEISTSYVDKANYEVYSIDYHK is encoded by the coding sequence ATGTATGCTTTAGTCGATTGCAATAACTTCTTTGTTTCCTGTGAAAGAACTTTAGATCCTTCGCTTGAAAACAAACCCGTTGTGGTGCTTTCCAACAACGACGGATGTGTGGTGTCTAGAAGTAAGGAAGCGAAAAAGTTGGGGATTCCGATGGCAGCTCCTGCATTTAAGTATAAAGAACTTTTTAAACAACATGATGTAAAGATTTTTTCTGCAAAATTTGAATTGTACAATTTTAAAAGTCAGAGAGTTATTGAGATTTCAACTTCCTATGTTGATAAAGCTAATTATGAAGTATATTCTATTGATTATCACAAGTAA